From Bacillota bacterium, the proteins below share one genomic window:
- a CDS encoding Gfo/Idh/MocA family oxidoreductase, whose protein sequence is MRQLKVGVIGTGMAFERLHYPAFQRLADRYRIAALCDVDKWKADSWVKRLNLNQADVFTDYREMIKRDDLDVIDIMVPIPQNFEVTKAVAERLAGRRKGIICEKPLAATLSQAGKARRLAEEYGLPIMIAENYRYNQEIDIIRDLVRTRRVGEIFYFIQNRVVDFPADMLQDKFPAKEWRQHPDFPGGAITDTAVHDLGGLRHIFGPIDRLQAFGRPQTADFAPYAVVNVNLLFRSGVNGQFTFFCAGKEMQRPLIGLRIFGAQGMIYLEERDAGTINLAFNDGRTEQIAYQPQQGFYNELLNFHNALTGTEAVSVTPEVEYGDLVSVEQILVSIRDEKIVTVDEEAGRRPVVQETYAWREPTLQ, encoded by the coding sequence TTGCGGCAGCTAAAAGTGGGGGTAATCGGTACGGGGATGGCTTTCGAGCGTCTCCACTACCCGGCCTTTCAGCGGTTGGCGGACAGGTACCGTATTGCTGCTCTTTGCGATGTCGACAAATGGAAAGCGGACAGCTGGGTTAAGCGATTAAATCTTAACCAGGCGGACGTCTTCACCGATTATCGCGAGATGATAAAAAGGGATGATCTGGACGTCATCGACATCATGGTGCCTATTCCCCAGAACTTCGAAGTCACTAAAGCGGTGGCCGAACGTCTCGCGGGGCGGCGTAAAGGCATTATCTGCGAAAAACCTCTGGCTGCGACCCTTTCCCAAGCCGGAAAAGCCCGGCGCCTGGCCGAGGAATACGGCCTGCCGATCATGATCGCCGAAAACTACCGGTACAATCAGGAAATCGACATCATCAGGGACCTGGTGCGCACAAGACGCGTGGGTGAAATATTTTATTTTATCCAGAACCGCGTGGTGGACTTTCCGGCCGATATGCTCCAGGATAAATTCCCGGCAAAGGAATGGCGACAGCACCCCGATTTCCCCGGGGGCGCGATCACCGACACCGCTGTACACGACCTCGGTGGGTTGCGGCATATTTTCGGCCCGATTGACCGCCTGCAGGCCTTCGGCCGGCCCCAGACCGCCGACTTTGCGCCGTACGCCGTAGTCAATGTAAACCTGCTCTTTAGAAGCGGCGTTAACGGACAGTTTACCTTTTTCTGCGCCGGGAAGGAGATGCAGCGTCCCCTGATCGGACTGCGCATCTTCGGCGCCCAAGGGATGATTTATCTGGAAGAGCGGGACGCGGGAACGATCAACCTGGCCTTCAACGACGGCCGGACGGAGCAAATCGCCTACCAACCGCAGCAGGGTTTTTATAACGAACTGCTCAACTTCCACAACGCGCTTACCGGGACCGAAGCCGTCAGCGTCACCCCGGAAGTGGAATACGGCGACCTAGTATCCGTAGAACAAATCCTGGTTTCCATCCGCGACGAGAAAATCGTGACCGTCGACGAAGAAGCCGGGCGGCGTCCGGTTGTCCAGGAAACCTACGCCTGGCGCGAGCCGACGCTGCAATAG
- a CDS encoding cytochrome c3 family protein, producing MLKLFIVLAIAVLSALAFAAPAFAWTHGQFTITTDACAGCHVAHAAPAPKLLKSGPVQTEFCYLCHGQGTTSAPYDVQYGKTFGQSEVYPSTAGGFEKLWVGPEAGDYQDVTSRHTVWGYLPDALNVAGVWDGEGSRYFTIPGGTDTLTGNGLTCGTCHDPHAGGKTPDGSGYISGNPRLLRTAILGQTVDGVRFKVEDIGTSSYGGSSSDIFRVTEYKDGGTAWCGACHDKFNPPSDGDGHASQYLDMWRHPMDAHVLPPPDFDGSLASGTPLEQPGTVGHVTCLTCHRAHGATVTVSGWASAWPRDNGAVGDTTALLRMDNRGMCYNCHGAGEYNCWKDTRLDCAGCHSGGGGGAVAHAADNPGEWCMDCHLDQSHATHFDTTGKGPGIPEDESGCSVCHTASIPELNANACDTCHSPGGAFNGVQMAQAAWAEGIYESGGAALKSGKEQWCASCHDDDPAFSKQQSVEIIVDNPAGTFTGNWPTSSWAPGYYGSDYAYHSAGAGSDTFTWTPTISTPGTYTVYARWTQDPTRAPDAAYTIYHDGGTAVVMVDQRANGGTWYLLGTYTFDGTGDKVELIENPNGYVIADALLFESGGPGTYAPNVSGDNATYGFYVTGHNIDCLSCHDASKRHIDGEHRTYDAGVTDYSNSYRLKNISGQPAMIVPRPLHPVASNPINYPEDFALCFSCHNKNQVLSATGAPDKTNFWNNDDSPANSHNIHLGIYTNHFDSDWDGTTDSSESCVACHNVHGSPSRAMIRHGELISTPGTTNKVPALNFAYLTSPPPGSTATATWTFTVAEDGDYNVYAWWKASTNRATDAPYTINYSGGSQTIDVNQEINGSQWNLLGTFYFDTGTPGSIMLGNDANEYVIADAVRIEKVGGGTPDIVMDEEQATYVSAWTYVSGDAAAYNSDYRWHAKPGGVFDPNATLEESIGGMMNYSSGSLAGNHVCQACHNAVSYYRTPNLSPKVTNAKSTPDTVSSSGQLILLTASVQDPDGDFNGNIIVNLTSIGGSANQQMYDDGTHGDVLGGDGTYSYMTTIASGTIDTPKALTVTATDGAANQGEASINLNVVEAGCIYVDNADATFIGSWTLVSGDSASYRSDYRYRAAGDGSSTATWVPEILTSGSYSVYAWWKTHSNRATDAPYTVYYDGGSQTIDVNQEINGSQWNLLGTFTFAAGTAGSVVLSNDANEYVIADAVKFKPQP from the coding sequence ATGCTAAAATTATTTATCGTTCTTGCAATAGCCGTATTATCAGCACTGGCCTTTGCCGCGCCGGCCTTCGCCTGGACCCACGGGCAATTCACCATAACCACCGACGCCTGCGCCGGTTGCCACGTCGCGCACGCCGCCCCGGCGCCGAAGCTGTTGAAGTCCGGGCCCGTTCAGACCGAGTTCTGCTATCTCTGCCACGGACAGGGCACCACCAGTGCCCCTTACGACGTCCAGTACGGCAAGACCTTCGGCCAGAGTGAGGTTTACCCTTCCACCGCCGGCGGGTTTGAAAAGCTTTGGGTCGGGCCTGAGGCCGGCGACTACCAAGACGTCACCTCCCGGCACACCGTATGGGGATACCTTCCGGACGCTCTCAACGTGGCCGGGGTTTGGGACGGCGAGGGCTCCCGGTATTTCACCATACCGGGGGGCACCGATACCCTGACCGGCAACGGCCTCACCTGCGGTACCTGCCACGACCCCCACGCCGGCGGCAAGACCCCGGACGGCAGCGGCTACATCAGCGGGAACCCCCGGTTGCTGCGCACCGCCATCCTCGGCCAAACCGTTGACGGCGTCAGGTTCAAAGTGGAGGATATCGGCACGTCATCTTACGGCGGGTCGAGTTCGGACATATTCCGGGTTACCGAATACAAAGATGGCGGCACCGCCTGGTGCGGCGCCTGCCATGACAAGTTTAATCCCCCGAGCGACGGGGACGGGCACGCAAGCCAATATCTGGACATGTGGCGTCATCCCATGGACGCGCATGTCCTGCCGCCGCCCGACTTCGACGGCAGCCTCGCCTCCGGGACGCCCCTGGAGCAGCCCGGCACCGTGGGGCACGTGACCTGTCTTACGTGCCACCGGGCGCACGGCGCCACGGTTACCGTAAGCGGCTGGGCGTCCGCTTGGCCGCGGGACAACGGGGCCGTGGGAGACACCACGGCGCTTTTGCGGATGGACAACCGGGGGATGTGCTACAACTGTCACGGGGCGGGAGAGTATAACTGCTGGAAAGACACCAGGCTGGACTGCGCCGGGTGCCACTCCGGCGGCGGGGGCGGCGCCGTCGCCCACGCGGCGGACAACCCCGGGGAATGGTGCATGGACTGTCACTTGGACCAGAGCCATGCGACCCATTTCGATACCACCGGCAAGGGTCCCGGCATTCCCGAGGACGAAAGCGGATGTTCCGTATGCCACACGGCGTCGATTCCGGAGCTCAATGCTAATGCCTGTGACACCTGCCACAGTCCGGGCGGGGCGTTCAACGGCGTACAGATGGCGCAGGCCGCTTGGGCCGAGGGCATTTACGAGTCCGGCGGCGCCGCGTTGAAATCCGGGAAGGAGCAGTGGTGCGCAAGCTGCCACGATGACGATCCGGCATTCAGCAAGCAGCAGTCTGTCGAAATCATCGTAGATAATCCGGCCGGAACGTTTACCGGTAACTGGCCGACTTCTTCATGGGCCCCTGGGTACTACGGCAGCGACTATGCTTACCACAGCGCAGGCGCGGGCAGCGATACCTTCACCTGGACGCCGACGATTTCCACTCCCGGGACCTACACTGTGTATGCCCGGTGGACTCAAGATCCCACCCGCGCTCCCGATGCCGCATACACCATTTATCACGACGGCGGCACTGCGGTGGTTATGGTAGACCAGCGCGCCAACGGCGGGACCTGGTACTTGCTCGGCACATATACTTTCGACGGGACGGGGGACAAGGTAGAGCTTATCGAGAACCCGAACGGTTACGTTATCGCAGACGCCCTCCTGTTCGAGTCGGGCGGCCCCGGAACCTACGCGCCTAATGTTTCCGGTGATAATGCCACCTATGGTTTTTATGTCACCGGACACAACATTGACTGCTTGTCGTGTCACGATGCCTCCAAGCGACATATCGACGGCGAGCACAGGACCTATGACGCCGGAGTGACCGACTATTCAAACAGTTATCGTCTGAAAAATATAAGCGGTCAGCCGGCCATGATAGTCCCGCGGCCGCTGCATCCGGTCGCTAGTAATCCGATTAACTATCCGGAAGATTTCGCCCTTTGTTTCAGTTGCCATAATAAGAATCAAGTCTTGAGCGCCACCGGCGCCCCGGACAAAACAAATTTTTGGAACAACGATGACAGTCCCGCGAATTCCCATAACATCCACCTGGGCATCTATACCAACCACTTCGACTCCGACTGGGACGGAACGACTGACTCTTCAGAGAGCTGTGTCGCTTGTCATAATGTGCACGGATCGCCTTCGCGGGCCATGATCCGGCATGGAGAACTGATCAGCACGCCCGGAACCACGAATAAAGTGCCGGCGCTCAATTTCGCTTACCTGACATCACCGCCGCCCGGGTCCACGGCCACGGCTACCTGGACATTCACTGTCGCCGAAGACGGCGATTATAACGTTTATGCCTGGTGGAAAGCAAGTACCAACCGGGCCACGGACGCCCCTTATACCATCAACTACAGCGGCGGCTCGCAGACCATCGATGTGAATCAGGAAATCAACGGCAGCCAGTGGAACCTTCTGGGAACGTTCTATTTTGATACCGGCACCCCGGGGTCTATAATGCTGGGCAATGACGCTAATGAGTATGTTATAGCTGACGCCGTCAGAATCGAGAAGGTCGGCGGCGGCACGCCCGATATCGTCATGGACGAAGAGCAAGCCACATATGTAAGCGCGTGGACCTATGTGTCGGGAGACGCGGCGGCGTACAACAGCGACTACCGGTGGCATGCCAAGCCGGGCGGAGTCTTTGATCCAAACGCCACGCTGGAGGAAAGTATCGGCGGTATGATGAATTACAGTTCCGGATCACTTGCCGGCAACCATGTATGCCAGGCTTGCCATAACGCGGTTTCTTATTACCGGACACCCAATTTGAGCCCAAAGGTGACGAACGCCAAATCTACTCCCGATACGGTATCCAGTAGCGGTCAGTTGATACTACTTACCGCCTCAGTGCAAGACCCGGACGGCGACTTCAACGGGAATATTATTGTGAACCTCACCAGTATCGGCGGCAGCGCGAATCAGCAAATGTACGACGACGGGACTCACGGGGATGTCCTTGGGGGCGATGGTACTTATAGCTACATGACAACTATCGCCTCAGGCACTATCGATACGCCCAAGGCCCTTACCGTCACGGCGACCGATGGCGCCGCCAATCAGGGTGAGGCGTCGATAAATTTAAACGTTGTAGAGGCCGGCTGTATCTATGTAGACAATGCCGATGCGACATTTATTGGTAGTTGGACCCTGGTGTCCGGAGATTCGGCTTCTTATCGAAGCGATTACCGTTACCGGGCCGCGGGGGATGGTTCCTCCACAGCCACCTGGGTCCCCGAAATCCTAACTTCCGGAAGTTACAGTGTCTACGCCTGGTGGAAAACTCATTCCAACCGGGCCACGGATGCCCCCTATACGGTCTATTACGACGGCGGTTCCCAGACGATCGATGTGAACCAGGAGATTAACGGCAGCCAGTGGAACCTGCTCGGAACGTTTACCTTTGCCGCCGGCACCGCGGGTTCTGTCGTGCTGAGCAATGACGCCAATGAGTATGTCATTGCCGATGCCGTTAAATTCAAGCCGCAGCCGTAG
- a CDS encoding FMN-binding glutamate synthase family protein, giving the protein MVWEWMNKLVRGVGNEAADDMVFKMMKDKYTDNMLMVLSVMKRTSFFNAMEIWMRATQGQVLERPLGTHLRLSPWELLVLNPVHLYRFPVEDSKKIDTGVTIGPLAEKPLELKIPVYITGMSYGSALSKAAKVALAKAASAMGTATNTGEAGLLPAEREAADKLIGQYNRGGYLNTPDKYKQLDAIEIQLGQGAQGASPQRTQARFIDEEMREVFGLEKGQDAVLHTRIPGVNSVEDFCSVVRKLKEDTVVPVGVKIAASHYLEHELAVAVRAGVDFITVDGGEGATHAASPTAEDHLGLPTIYAIARARRYLNGEGQKGRISLLAGGGLFTPGHFLKALALGADAVYIGTTAVMAIVSQQMVKVAPTEPPTQLVLHTGRFREKFDADLGAKSLVNFLKVSMDEITAVMYAIGKPAIAQLDTDDLCCLDPWLARALRVVYGGVAPSEQESYYQDLNAARWNQAGREEAPMVQ; this is encoded by the coding sequence ATGGTGTGGGAATGGATGAACAAACTGGTGCGCGGCGTCGGGAATGAAGCCGCGGACGATATGGTTTTTAAAATGATGAAAGATAAGTATACGGATAACATGCTGATGGTGTTGTCCGTTATGAAAAGAACGTCATTTTTCAACGCCATGGAAATCTGGATGCGGGCGACCCAGGGGCAGGTCCTTGAAAGACCGCTGGGCACTCACCTGCGCCTTTCTCCTTGGGAGTTGTTGGTCCTCAACCCGGTGCACCTGTACCGTTTCCCGGTTGAGGACAGCAAAAAAATCGATACCGGTGTCACCATCGGACCCCTGGCCGAAAAACCCCTGGAACTGAAAATACCTGTCTATATTACGGGGATGTCTTACGGCAGCGCGCTCAGCAAGGCCGCCAAGGTGGCGCTGGCCAAGGCGGCCAGTGCGATGGGCACCGCCACCAACACCGGAGAGGCGGGGCTGCTGCCCGCCGAGCGTGAGGCCGCGGACAAGCTCATTGGGCAGTACAATCGGGGCGGCTATTTGAACACCCCGGACAAATACAAACAACTTGACGCGATTGAGATCCAGCTGGGGCAGGGGGCGCAGGGCGCTTCTCCACAGCGTACCCAGGCCAGGTTTATCGATGAAGAGATGCGGGAGGTCTTCGGACTGGAAAAAGGCCAGGATGCAGTGCTTCACACCCGCATCCCCGGGGTGAACAGCGTGGAGGACTTTTGCAGCGTTGTTAGAAAGTTGAAGGAGGACACCGTTGTCCCGGTGGGCGTAAAAATCGCCGCTTCGCACTACCTGGAGCACGAACTGGCCGTCGCGGTCCGCGCCGGCGTGGACTTTATCACGGTCGACGGAGGGGAAGGCGCTACGCATGCCGCTTCCCCGACAGCGGAAGACCATCTTGGTCTCCCTACCATTTACGCTATTGCGCGCGCGAGACGTTACCTTAACGGGGAGGGCCAGAAGGGCCGCATTTCGCTGCTGGCGGGCGGCGGGCTTTTCACACCGGGGCATTTCTTGAAAGCCCTGGCGCTCGGGGCGGATGCGGTTTACATCGGGACCACGGCCGTCATGGCGATCGTTTCTCAACAGATGGTCAAGGTGGCTCCCACGGAACCGCCCACCCAGCTTGTTTTGCACACGGGCCGGTTTCGCGAGAAGTTCGACGCCGACCTGGGTGCGAAGTCGCTGGTTAACTTTCTCAAGGTTTCCATGGATGAAATCACGGCGGTCATGTACGCTATCGGCAAGCCAGCGATCGCTCAACTGGACACCGACGACCTTTGCTGCCTGGACCCGTGGCTGGCCCGGGCGTTGCGCGTGGTTTACGGCGGGGTGGCGCCTTCCGAGCAGGAAAGCTACTACCAGGACCTCAACGCAGCGCGGTGGAACCAGGCAGGCCGGGAAGAGGCCCCGATGGTTCAATAA
- the pflA gene encoding pyruvate formate-lyase-activating protein codes for MLNQQTPVKNTGYIHSVETMGTVDNGGIRYVLFMQGCAMRCVFCHNPDTWLREGTEVSVDEILRQVLDYKVFFESSGGGLTVSGGEPLLQHLFVRSLFEECGKNGVHRALDTSGYCRHGDFISLLDCTDLLLFSIKVVNLEKHARLTGVKNGVILANLRSAAAAGMEIVVRYVFIPTVNDSESDLRDLAELVATINDRGRIKVDILPYNRMGLVKWKQLGLNCELREFPEPTPEELRHTRQILRERGISLRTE; via the coding sequence ATGCTAAATCAACAAACACCTGTGAAGAATACGGGGTATATTCATTCCGTGGAGACCATGGGGACGGTGGACAACGGGGGCATCAGGTATGTGCTCTTCATGCAGGGATGTGCCATGCGCTGCGTTTTTTGCCACAACCCGGACACCTGGCTGCGCGAAGGAACAGAGGTCTCCGTAGACGAGATCCTGAGGCAGGTCCTCGACTATAAAGTTTTTTTCGAAAGCTCTGGGGGCGGTCTGACCGTGTCGGGCGGCGAACCGCTGCTGCAGCACCTTTTCGTCCGGTCGCTGTTCGAGGAATGCGGTAAAAACGGCGTTCACCGCGCCCTGGATACTTCCGGTTACTGCAGGCATGGAGACTTTATATCGCTCCTGGACTGTACCGACCTGCTCCTTTTCAGCATAAAGGTCGTAAACCTGGAAAAACACGCCCGGCTGACGGGGGTGAAAAACGGCGTAATCCTTGCCAACTTGCGGTCAGCGGCGGCTGCCGGGATGGAAATCGTGGTAAGGTACGTCTTTATTCCCACCGTGAACGACTCCGAAAGCGACCTCAGGGACCTTGCGGAACTTGTGGCCACAATCAACGACCGCGGCCGGATCAAGGTCGATATCCTACCTTACAACCGGATGGGCCTGGTCAAGTGGAAACAACTCGGCCTTAATTGCGAGCTTCGGGAGTTCCCGGAACCTACCCCCGAAGAACTCCGTCATACCCGGCAGATCCTGCGAGAACGGGGTATCTCCCTTCGCACCGAATAG